The window ttttttaaatttatttactCATAAAGTATAAATTAAATTTCATTTGGCAGGAAAACTGATTTTAAACTTGGATTGAAGTAGCTGGattagtaaaagtagtagtagtgattttAATTAGCATGTCTGGGAAGAAGACATTTGAAGCTACTACTAAAGTTTtgtggcagcagcagcagcagcagcagcagcagcagtagtagtagtagtagtagcagtagtagtagtagtagtagtagtagtaatatagaCTGGACTGTAGTGGAATCGTGACTATGGAAAAAGTCCATTCTGTCAATCATTTACTTGATGTCTACAGTTCTGTACATCACACATGTTTTTGGCCTGGTCCTGTTTCAAAACACTGTCACAATGGCTCTGTTTATCTCCCCTGCAGGCTTTTAATagaccccctcccctctctcgtttcttctctcttccctttcctctctcctctctcctctctcccctctcccccctcaggTGTGCTCGGACAAAGACTGTGAGGAGCAggtcttccccctctctcctctctctctgacctccATGCTgacgccctctctctctctgtgtctcccccCTCAGGTGAGCTCGGACACGGGGTGTGAGGAGCAggtcttccccctctctcctctctctctgacctccATGctgaccccctctctctctctgtgtctcccctCTCAGGTGTGCTCGGACGCGGGGTGTGAGGAGCAGGTCTTCCCCCTCTCGGTCTCTCTCTTGGACAGGTTCTTGAGTTCATCTTTGTCTGTCCCGGCGTCTCCGTTTTGTCTGGTGGCGTCCTGTGTCCTCGTGGCGTCTAAATTGACTGAGTGTGAGACGCTCCCTGTGGACACGCTGTGTGCCGCCGCAGAGTACAGCTTCAGCTCCCACAGCCTCAGGGTCAGCTCTATTTTACTTTACAACActgaacttttattttatttctatttacatAATTTATGATGGAAAACTGTTCAGAACATATGGTACATTTACTGTGCTAACTCAAGACCCCAaattagtccaagtttagttcttccatagacctgatttagtccaacGTTAGTCTTGCTtttatcctggttcagtcctggctgtttttaatcctggtttagttctggtttagttttagttcagaactggtttagtcctggtttagtcctggtttaatcctggtttagtcctagtatagtcctggttcagtcctggtttaattctggtttagtcctggtttagtcctggttagtcctggtttagtcctgttcagttctggtttagacctggttcagtggtttagttttagttcaaaactggattagttctggtttaatcctggtttagtcctggtttagtcctggtttagtcctggtttagtcctggtttagtcctggtttagtcctgttcagtcctggtttagacttggtttagtcttggtttagtcctggtttagttttagtgcagaactggtttagtcctggttttgtcctggcttagtcctggtttagtcctggtttagtcctggtttagtcctggtttagacctggttcagtcctggtttagtcctggtttagacctggttcagtcctggtttagtcccggtttagtcctggtttagttctggttcagtcctggtttagtccctgtatTTTAAGTCTTTGAGACCAGACCAtgttggcagagtggttagcgctCTGGCCTCCAGGAAGAAGATCTCTGGTCCAAACCCtgggtctttctgtgtggagtttgcatgttctccctgtgtactgaccaagactagctcatgAGGTgggtctggagatgggtctcactgctcctgacgggTCTAACCCAgggacactgaaggatgggtcaaatgcaggtttctttatggggacaataaagtgaacCCTAACTTTAACCTAACCCTTAACCTTCTTCAGGAGATGGAGCGTGTGCTGGTGGGGACTCTGAGCTGGGACCTGGCCTCCGTCACGCCACAGGACTTCCTccctcacttcctgtctgcGGCGGTGACATCATCATCACGTGATGGCTCAGATCTGGCGTCCACGGTGCGCAGACACAGTGACACTCTCtccgctctgtgtgtgtgcgacCCGCGCTTCCTCGGGGCCCCTCCATCGCTGCTTGCGGCCGGAGCTTTGTGCTGCGCTTTAAAGGGACTGGGAACCAACCAGCACCTGGAGCTGACCACAGAGAGGATCGCTCACCTGTGTCAGACTGACCCCGTGagtcctcctctgcatcagtgcatcctctgctcctatgACCCTCTTacacctgtcctcctcctcttcatcctctcctccttctccttccttcttttcctcaccttctccttctcttttcctctgcgcttcctctcctcctcctctcctcttcttcctctctctcttcgcctcatctgctcctccttctcttcatcacctcctcttcttcctcctccccctcttcttcgcTTCCTCCTCCCTATTTCTCattctccccttctcctctttctcctctctctcttctcctcatctggtcctccttttctccccctctccttctcttcatcatctcctcttccttctcctcttcctccccctcctcctctccttcgcttcctcctctcctcctctctctttctcagtctcctcctctcctcctcctcccctcttcctcctctctctcttctcctcatctgctcctccttctctctccctcttcttctcttcatcatctccttttcctcctcctctcatttgcttcctcctctctctttctcagcctcctcctctcctcctcctcccctcttcctcctctctcttctcctcatgtgctcctccttctctccccctcttcttctcttcatcatctcctcttcatcatctcctcttcctcctcctcctcctcttcccatttgctttctcctctcttctacttcctcctctcctccacttcctactctctttctcattctcctcctctcctcctcttcctcctcctctcctcctcctcatctcctcctgctctttttCAGGCCGTGTTGCAGTACTTCTCTGAGATGATTGAGTTGGTTCTTCGTGAGCGTTTGAGCGGTGGACTCCAGAGTGCCCCCTCACAGAAAGAGGAGGAACTGACCGAGCCGCCGCGCCCTGGGACCCCGGCGGACATGACAGAGATCGACttttaacaaaacacagaaaaaaaacaactgaaatctgaattttaatcttgatttgaaAAGTTTGGGTCGAAAAATATCAAATTCGTGTGATTTGAACCTTCtgccacttctttatacagtttatggaaaCACCTTTGAAACTCTTTATGATGTCAGAACTGAAGCACTGCAGAGcacagacctccaccaaggcacaACCTGCAACCAAACCAGTTACgtcataatttatttatttctatttcatgtttgagttttaactttaaatgacttgaaatttaacattttttgacTCTTATAGATGTATTTATTGAGCCTTTTCATTTGATATTTCTTgaacaaacatatatatatattttgaaaccAGTCAGAAAAAGGTTGTGTTCACGTGACGTCAGCTCAATGTAGAATCCCTCCAGTTTAAACAGAGCTGGAAACTGCCAGatacagatgtgttgacctggtttatggctaatatctgtgtaattcctctgcctatctacatgaaacaaaaactgacacaaaatactgcatcttctctgtcagtttaaataaaaaaaagtcacataccttcagaaagtggagccatttttcaaccccaaagacgtgagtGTTATCAGttcaaaggactttaagccataagatgaatatgacaagtttgtggagccaatcccaaactaataacaatgagaaagttcaacatttattgatcagaagtttggagatttcattaaaaacagtgaatctcccacagAGTTACaaaggcctcctgctgaaccgacGACATGATCAACCCAAACTCTGAACCCGCAGCCTGAGTGTAGCATCATGTGACCAATCAGAGATCAGCCCGACTGATCCAAACCTCTGCAAATGATTTaaagtgtgattttaatttattttaacttattcattgagttgttttgaaatgtgccatatcttttatattattattattattattattgaatggagttttacataatgtttatttatgtcttttatttatttccacgTGCACTTCGTCTGGTTTGATGTTAATTTATTCTTCTG of the Periophthalmus magnuspinnatus isolate fPerMag1 chromosome 8, fPerMag1.2.pri, whole genome shotgun sequence genome contains:
- the ccndx gene encoding cyclin Dx, giving the protein MSQELAVSLWCEEAGDAHSLEEDHTESRVLVEIPVQTRDSPVEIQEQNQERCDVPAAWDPSVLGQRAVTRLLQLERRYLPSALYVSLIQGAPESRDELVKWAMEVCSDAGCEEQVFPLSVSLLDRFLSSSLSVPASPFCLVASCVLVASKLTECETLPVDTLCAAAEYSFSSHSLREMERVLVGTLSWDLASVTPQDFLPHFLSAAVTSSSRDGSDLASTVRRHSDTLSALCVCDPRFLGAPPSLLAAGALCCALKGLGTNQHLELTTERIAHLCQTDPAVLQYFSEMIELVLRERLSGGLQSAPSQKEEELTEPPRPGTPADMTEIDF